The Actinomyces faecalis genome includes the window ACGTTGCAGGTCGCTGCCAGCGTCATCAGGCTCGTGACCCGTCCGGACACGGCCACGGCCTCGACGCGCGTGTAGGAAGTCGCCAGGACCGTACCCACACCCGCTCCCATGAGGAGGATCATCGCCAGGGTCAGCGCAGTGCCGGGAACCGTCGTGAGCACGGCGGAGCAGACGAGCACCAGGCCCCCACCCAGCGCGGTCCTGGCCAGGACGCCGCTGCGCAGGGAGGGCGCGACCATACCGGCCAGCGCCGAGGTGACCCCCATCGAGCCGTAGACCGGGCCGGTCAGTCCTGGGGTCCCGTGAGCCGTGTGCACGGCGGTCAGAGCCGTCTGGGTGGCACCAAAGACCACGCCCACCGCGGCGATCGTGGCCAGCACCGGGGCCAGCGCCGCCCACGGTGCACGCGCCTGCTCCTGCGTGGAGCCGGTACCGCCGTCGTCCTGGCGCGGACGAGACAGCGCCGGGCGGCGGGCGAGCCACAGGGCGAAGGCTCCTTCACCCATCACCGTGAGGACGAGCAGGGACAGGGCCGCCCCCTCGGCCCCGAGCAGCGTCACCAGCGCCCCAGCCGCGACCGGGCCGACGACGAAGCTCGTCTCGTCCGCGGCCGTCTCGAAGCCCAGACCGAGCCGGATCGTACGCAGTGCGCGAGCGGGTACGTCGTCGGCGCGAGCGATGGCCGACCAGCAGGCACGCGCGATCGAGCCTGCCTGAGGGTTGGCGAGTCCTAGGAGGGCAGCGAAGGCCAGGATCAGTGCGCCGGGCGGGTCCGCGTGCAGGCAGGCGAGAACCCCGGCCAGGGCCAGTGACTGCACCACGAGGGCGCAGGCGAGCACGCGCACCGCACCGACCCGGTCCACGAGGCGTCCGACGACCGGGGCCCCCGCGGCTGTTCCCAGGCCCACGGCGGCGACGGTCGAGCCGGCCAGGGCCAGGCCTCGGCCGGAGGCGGAGACGATGAGGAGCATGCCCAGCTGGTTCATGGCAGCGGGCAGACGGCCGAGGAAGCCCAGGACGAGGAAGGAGCCGCCGGCGGCCTGTGCCAGGGCGCGCAGGGGCGGCGGGGTCGGTTGGTCGGGTGCAGGCGGCTGCGCGCCA containing:
- a CDS encoding MFS transporter, which gives rise to MTSSATPAQVPGAQPPAPDQPTPPPLRALAQAAGGSFLVLGFLGRLPAAMNQLGMLLIVSASGRGLALAGSTVAAVGLGTAAGAPVVGRLVDRVGAVRVLACALVVQSLALAGVLACLHADPPGALILAFAALLGLANPQAGSIARACWSAIARADDVPARALRTIRLGLGFETAADETSFVVGPVAAGALVTLLGAEGAALSLLVLTVMGEGAFALWLARRPALSRPRQDDGGTGSTQEQARAPWAALAPVLATIAAVGVVFGATQTALTAVHTAHGTPGLTGPVYGSMGVTSALAGMVAPSLRSGVLARTALGGGLVLVCSAVLTTVPGTALTLAMILLMGAGVGTVLATSYTRVEAVAVSGRVTSLMTLAATCNVLGVSLGSVVTGALGANLHHANLPAVAAGAVVLALAAAQALTSRTGSFASE